One region of Trinickia violacea genomic DNA includes:
- the kdpB gene encoding potassium-transporting ATPase subunit KdpB, whose product MTQHSATRSMFDPALLKPAIADSFKKLTPRHQLRNPVMFCVYVGSILATILWVAALAGQAEAPAGFILAIALWLWFTVLFANFAEALAEGRSKAQAASLKSAKRDVMAKKLNEPHPKSPIRITTATDLRKGDVVLVEAGDTIPADGEVVDGVASVDESAITGESAPVIRESGGDFSSVTGGTRVLSDWIVVKVTANPGEAFLDRMIAMVEGAKRQKTPNEIALTILLVALTIVLLMATATLLPFSMFSVEAVKAGHVVTITALVALLVCLIPTTIGGLLSAIGVAGMSRMMQANVIATSGRAVEAAGDVDVLLLDKTGTITLGNRQASTFIPAPGVTEEALADSAQLSSLADETPEGRSIVVLAKERFNIRQRDMASLHAAFIGFSAQTRMSGVDLPNRQIRKGAADAIKKYVEANGGRFPSEVSNAVDDVARRGSTPLVVADKGEGAARVLGVIELKDIVKGGIKERFAELRKMGIKTVMVTGDNRLTAAAIAAEAGVDDFLAEATPETKLKTIRDHQAEGRLVAMTGDGTNDAPALAQADVAVAMNTGTQAAKEAGNMVDLDSNPTKLIEIVEIGKQMLMTRGSLTTFSIANDVAKYFAIIPAAFATTYPQLRVLDIMHLTSPSSAILSAVIFNALIIVALIPLALKGVKYRPLGAASLLRRNLLIYGLGGILLPFPFIKLIDMVLAACHWV is encoded by the coding sequence ATGACTCAACATTCTGCAACGCGGTCCATGTTCGATCCGGCGCTTCTGAAGCCGGCGATCGCGGACTCATTCAAGAAACTGACGCCGCGTCACCAGCTGCGCAATCCGGTGATGTTCTGCGTCTACGTCGGCAGCATTCTCGCGACGATCCTTTGGGTCGCCGCGCTCGCCGGCCAGGCCGAGGCGCCTGCGGGCTTCATCCTCGCGATTGCGCTGTGGCTGTGGTTCACGGTGCTGTTCGCGAACTTCGCCGAGGCGCTCGCGGAAGGCCGCTCGAAGGCCCAGGCCGCATCGCTCAAGAGCGCGAAGCGCGACGTGATGGCGAAGAAGCTCAACGAGCCGCATCCGAAGTCGCCGATCCGCATCACGACGGCAACCGATCTGCGCAAGGGCGACGTCGTGCTCGTCGAGGCAGGCGATACGATTCCGGCCGACGGCGAAGTGGTCGATGGTGTGGCGTCGGTCGACGAATCGGCGATCACGGGCGAATCCGCGCCGGTGATTCGTGAGTCGGGGGGCGACTTTTCGTCGGTGACGGGCGGCACGCGCGTGCTGTCGGACTGGATCGTCGTGAAGGTCACGGCGAATCCGGGTGAGGCGTTCCTCGACCGCATGATCGCGATGGTCGAAGGCGCGAAGCGTCAGAAGACGCCGAACGAAATCGCGCTGACGATTCTGCTCGTCGCATTGACGATCGTGCTCTTGATGGCGACCGCCACGCTCTTGCCGTTCTCGATGTTCTCGGTCGAAGCGGTGAAGGCCGGCCACGTGGTGACGATTACCGCGCTCGTCGCGCTGCTCGTCTGTCTGATTCCGACGACGATCGGCGGCTTGCTGTCGGCGATCGGCGTCGCGGGCATGAGCCGCATGATGCAAGCGAACGTGATCGCCACCTCGGGCCGCGCGGTCGAAGCGGCCGGCGACGTCGATGTGCTGCTGCTCGACAAGACCGGCACGATCACGCTCGGCAATCGCCAAGCTTCGACGTTCATCCCGGCGCCCGGCGTCACCGAAGAAGCGCTCGCCGACTCGGCACAACTGTCGTCGCTGGCCGACGAAACGCCGGAAGGCCGCAGCATCGTCGTGCTCGCGAAGGAACGCTTCAATATTCGCCAGCGCGACATGGCATCGCTCCACGCCGCGTTTATCGGCTTCTCGGCGCAGACCCGCATGAGCGGCGTCGACTTGCCCAATCGCCAGATCCGCAAGGGCGCGGCCGACGCGATCAAGAAGTACGTGGAAGCCAACGGCGGCCGCTTCCCGAGCGAAGTGTCGAACGCGGTGGACGACGTCGCGCGTCGCGGCAGCACGCCGCTCGTGGTCGCCGACAAGGGTGAAGGCGCGGCACGCGTGCTCGGCGTGATCGAGCTGAAGGACATCGTCAAGGGCGGCATCAAGGAGCGTTTCGCCGAGCTGCGCAAGATGGGCATCAAGACCGTGATGGTGACGGGCGACAACCGCCTGACCGCCGCCGCGATCGCAGCCGAAGCGGGCGTCGACGACTTCCTCGCCGAAGCCACGCCGGAAACGAAGCTCAAGACGATTCGCGATCACCAGGCCGAAGGCCGTCTCGTCGCGATGACCGGCGACGGCACCAACGACGCCCCCGCGCTCGCGCAGGCCGACGTCGCAGTAGCGATGAACACCGGCACGCAGGCGGCGAAAGAAGCGGGCAACATGGTCGATCTCGATTCGAACCCGACCAAGCTCATCGAGATCGTCGAAATCGGCAAGCAGATGCTGATGACGCGCGGCTCGCTCACGACGTTCTCGATTGCGAACGACGTCGCGAAGTACTTCGCGATCATCCCGGCCGCATTCGCGACGACGTATCCGCAACTGCGCGTGCTCGACATCATGCATTTGACGTCGCCGTCCTCTGCAATCCTGTCGGCGGTGATCTTCAACGCGCTGATCATCGTGGCGTTGATTCCGCTCGCGCTCAAGGGCGTCAAGTACCGTCCGCTGGGTGCCGCATCGCTGCTGCGTCGCAACCTGCTGATCTACGGCCTCGGCGGCATTCTGTTGCCGTTCCCGTTCATCAAGCTGATCGACATGGTGCTCGCTGCTTGCCATTGGGTTTAA
- the kdpC gene encoding potassium-transporting ATPase subunit KdpC, which translates to MKTLFRPMIVIFAVLAAITGLIYPAVMTAFGQAVFSSQANGSMLEKDGKVVGSSLMGQQFDAPQYFWGRLSATTPMPYNPLNSGGSNTGPTNPALADEVKGRIAALKAAGTDVSKPVPVDLVTSSGSGLDPEISPAAAQYQIARVAAARKMPEADVAALVDKYTQGRQFGVLGEPRVNVLELNLALDQAHQG; encoded by the coding sequence ATGAAGACATTGTTCCGTCCGATGATCGTGATCTTCGCGGTGCTCGCCGCGATCACCGGACTCATTTATCCCGCCGTGATGACCGCGTTCGGGCAGGCTGTGTTCTCGAGCCAAGCGAACGGCAGCATGCTAGAGAAAGACGGCAAGGTTGTCGGCTCATCGCTGATGGGCCAGCAGTTCGATGCGCCGCAGTACTTCTGGGGCCGTCTGTCCGCTACGACGCCGATGCCGTACAACCCGCTGAACTCGGGCGGCTCGAACACGGGCCCGACCAACCCGGCGCTCGCCGACGAGGTCAAAGGCCGCATCGCCGCGCTGAAGGCGGCGGGCACCGACGTCAGCAAGCCGGTGCCGGTCGACCTCGTGACGTCGTCGGGCAGCGGTCTCGATCCCGAGATCAGCCCGGCCGCGGCGCAGTACCAGATCGCACGCGTTGCCGCGGCGCGCAAGATGCCGGAGGCCGACGTCGCCGCGCTCGTCGACAAATACACGCAGGGCCGTCAGTTCGGTGTGCTCGGCGAGCCGCGTGTGAACGTGCTCGAACTGAATCTGGCGCTCGACCAGGCTCATCAAGGCTGA
- a CDS encoding sensor histidine kinase: MNRPNPDELLDKLQRDEEKRQRGKLKIFFGASAGVGKTYAMLQAARRHKDEGIDVVVGIVETHKRQETEALVQGLDVLPLQQIEYRGRTLGEFDLDAALARKPQLILVDELAHSNVQGARHLKRWQDVHELLDAGIDVYTTVNVQHLESLNDVVGQITGIRVWETVPDRVFDMADEVTLVDLPAEELLDRMRDGKVYMAQQAERAVRNFFRKGNLIALRELALRRTADRVDAQMREYRADRSIQRIWQARERLLACVGPGEEAPALVRAAARLAASLKADWIAVYVETPKLQKLPDKIRERTLNALKLAAELGAETATLANNDAVAALVGYARVRNVSKLVAGGSSRVGFNRWVKRPMGEKIAEHAGDLDVTLIRAFTERETREPSGGAIDAATRAWRDALAAGGERRSPPRMYGYAAVICAVITGLASLLHAHIDLTNLAMLYLLGVVFAAVKLGRGPGVMLSFLSVAAFDFFFVPPRMSFSVSDTQYLLTFFGMLLTSLVISHLTSSFRREAAVARRRERRTGAMYAMARELAAALTTEQIVEIGSRHVSEVFRARVAMLLPDSVDKVKQKVEEPDEKITLQGPELDIDVGQWVYDQQKPAGRGTDTLPAAQALYLPLKAPMRTRGVLAVVMQDMGELEVPEQHRMLDAFVGQIALALERVHYVEIARDALVNMESERLRNSLLSAISHDLRTPLTSIVGFSSMLAQNRDARAAPRPGDDLVEAIHEEALRMTGIVTNLLDMARLQSSPLQLNRQWSLLEETVGAALAACKRVLAQHPAQVKLPADLPLLQLDVVLMERLFSNLFENAAKYTPAGTPLLIGAERIEEDGKPYVRVTIDDTGPGLPPGMEARVFEKFTRGEKESAKPGIGLGLAICRAIVDAHGGTIGAFNRVAGDGSIAGARFWFTLPVETPPPEPDASEAAEAADAADAADAALPADADAAADAAADAHAAAAGIVNPPDHNPNRQS; this comes from the coding sequence ATGAACCGACCCAATCCCGATGAGCTGCTCGACAAGCTGCAGCGCGATGAAGAAAAGCGTCAGCGCGGCAAGCTGAAGATTTTCTTCGGCGCGTCTGCCGGCGTCGGCAAGACCTACGCGATGCTGCAGGCCGCGCGCCGGCACAAGGACGAGGGCATCGACGTCGTCGTCGGCATCGTCGAGACGCACAAGCGCCAGGAGACGGAGGCGCTCGTGCAAGGGCTCGACGTCCTGCCGCTGCAGCAGATCGAATACCGCGGGCGCACGCTCGGCGAGTTCGATCTCGACGCGGCGCTCGCGAGAAAGCCGCAGCTCATTCTCGTCGACGAACTCGCGCACTCGAACGTGCAGGGCGCGCGGCACTTGAAGCGCTGGCAGGACGTGCACGAGCTGCTCGACGCGGGCATCGACGTCTATACGACGGTCAATGTCCAGCACCTCGAAAGCCTCAACGACGTGGTCGGGCAGATCACCGGCATCCGCGTCTGGGAGACCGTGCCCGACCGCGTGTTCGACATGGCCGACGAAGTGACGCTCGTCGACTTGCCGGCCGAAGAGCTGCTCGACCGGATGCGCGACGGCAAGGTCTACATGGCGCAGCAGGCCGAGCGCGCCGTGCGCAACTTTTTCCGCAAGGGCAACCTGATCGCGCTGCGCGAACTCGCGCTGCGGCGCACCGCCGACCGCGTCGACGCGCAGATGCGCGAGTACCGCGCCGACCGCTCGATCCAGCGGATCTGGCAGGCGCGCGAGCGCTTGCTCGCGTGCGTCGGTCCCGGCGAAGAAGCGCCCGCGCTCGTGCGCGCGGCCGCGCGTCTCGCCGCGAGCCTCAAGGCGGACTGGATCGCCGTCTATGTCGAAACCCCGAAGCTGCAGAAGCTGCCGGACAAGATTCGCGAGCGCACGCTGAATGCATTGAAGCTCGCCGCCGAACTCGGCGCCGAGACCGCGACGCTCGCGAACAACGATGCCGTCGCCGCGCTCGTCGGCTATGCGCGCGTGCGCAATGTGTCGAAGCTCGTCGCGGGCGGCTCGTCGCGCGTCGGCTTCAACCGCTGGGTGAAGCGTCCGATGGGCGAGAAGATCGCCGAGCACGCGGGCGACCTCGACGTCACGCTGATCCGCGCGTTCACCGAGCGCGAGACGCGAGAGCCGAGCGGCGGCGCAATCGATGCGGCCACGCGCGCCTGGCGCGACGCGCTCGCGGCAGGCGGCGAGCGCCGTTCGCCACCGCGCATGTATGGGTACGCGGCGGTGATCTGCGCGGTCATCACGGGCCTCGCGAGCCTGTTGCACGCTCATATCGACCTGACCAACCTCGCGATGCTGTACTTGCTTGGCGTCGTATTCGCGGCGGTGAAGCTGGGGCGCGGGCCGGGTGTCATGCTGTCGTTTTTGTCGGTGGCCGCATTCGATTTCTTCTTCGTGCCGCCGCGCATGTCGTTCTCGGTCTCCGACACGCAGTACCTGCTGACCTTCTTCGGCATGCTGCTGACTTCGCTCGTGATCAGCCACCTGACGTCGAGCTTCCGCCGCGAAGCGGCCGTCGCGCGGCGCCGCGAGCGGCGCACCGGCGCGATGTACGCGATGGCGCGCGAGCTGGCCGCGGCGCTCACGACCGAGCAGATCGTCGAGATCGGCAGCCGCCACGTGAGCGAAGTGTTCCGCGCGCGTGTCGCGATGCTCTTGCCCGACAGCGTCGACAAGGTGAAGCAGAAGGTCGAGGAGCCGGACGAGAAGATCACGCTGCAAGGCCCTGAACTCGATATCGACGTCGGCCAATGGGTCTATGACCAGCAAAAGCCCGCGGGTCGCGGCACCGATACACTGCCTGCCGCGCAGGCGCTGTATCTGCCGCTGAAGGCGCCGATGCGCACGCGCGGCGTGCTCGCCGTCGTGATGCAGGACATGGGCGAGCTCGAAGTGCCCGAGCAGCATCGCATGCTCGATGCGTTCGTGGGGCAGATCGCGCTGGCGCTCGAACGCGTCCATTACGTCGAGATCGCGCGCGACGCGCTCGTGAACATGGAATCGGAGCGGCTGCGCAACTCGCTCCTGTCGGCGATATCGCACGATCTGCGCACGCCGCTCACGTCGATCGTCGGCTTCTCGTCGATGCTCGCGCAGAACCGCGACGCGCGGGCCGCGCCGCGCCCGGGCGACGATCTCGTCGAAGCGATTCACGAAGAAGCGCTGCGCATGACGGGCATCGTCACGAACCTGCTCGATATGGCGCGCCTGCAGTCGAGCCCCTTGCAGTTGAACCGGCAATGGTCGCTGCTCGAAGAGACGGTCGGTGCGGCGCTCGCCGCGTGCAAGCGCGTGCTCGCTCAGCACCCGGCGCAAGTGAAGCTGCCGGCCGACTTGCCGCTCCTGCAGCTCGACGTCGTGCTGATGGAGCGGCTCTTCTCGAACCTGTTCGAGAACGCCGCGAAGTACACGCCGGCCGGCACGCCGCTTCTGATCGGCGCCGAGCGCATCGAGGAGGACGGCAAGCCCTACGTGCGCGTCACGATCGACGACACCGGCCCCGGCCTGCCCCCCGGCATGGAAGCGCGCGTGTTCGAGAAGTTCACGCGCGGAGAGAAGGAATCGGCGAAGCCCGGCATCGGGCTCGGGCTCGCGATCTGCCGGGCGATCGTCGATGCGCACGGTGGCACGATCGGCGCGTTCAACCGCGTCGCGGGCGACGGCAGCATCGCCGGCGCGCGCTTTTGGTTTACGCTGCCGGTCGAGACGCCGCCGCCCGAGCCGGATGCCTCCGAAGCCGCGGAAGCGGCTGATGCCGCCGACGCCGCCGACGCCGCGCTGCCCGCAGATGCCGATGCCGCTGCCGATGCCGCTGCCGATGCGCACGCCGCCGCGGCCGGCATCGTCAACCCGCCCGACCACAACCCGAACCGCCAGTCATGA
- the kdpE gene encoding two-component system response regulator KdpE: MSEPTVTVVLIEDEKQIRRFVRASLEAEGIAVHDAETGKQGLVEAATRKPDLVIVDLGLPDTDGLDVIRELRGWSEMPVIVLSARTQETEKVAALDAGADDYLTKPFGVSELLARIRAHLRRRNQGGASESPQVKFGSVTVDLALRQVWRDGEVVHLTPIEYRLLATLVRHAGRVLTHRQLLRDVWGPSHVESNHYLRIYMAHLRQKLESDPAQPEHIVTETGVGYRLVGAA; this comes from the coding sequence ATGAGTGAGCCGACCGTCACCGTAGTCTTGATCGAAGACGAAAAGCAGATTCGCCGCTTCGTGCGTGCGTCGCTCGAAGCCGAGGGGATCGCCGTCCACGACGCCGAGACCGGCAAGCAGGGGCTCGTCGAAGCGGCGACGCGCAAGCCCGATCTCGTGATCGTCGACCTGGGCCTGCCCGATACCGACGGGCTCGACGTGATCCGCGAGCTGCGCGGCTGGTCCGAAATGCCGGTGATCGTGCTGTCGGCGCGCACGCAGGAGACCGAGAAGGTCGCCGCGCTCGACGCCGGTGCCGACGATTATCTGACCAAGCCGTTCGGCGTCTCCGAGCTGCTCGCGCGGATTCGAGCGCACCTGAGGCGGCGCAACCAGGGCGGCGCGAGCGAGTCGCCGCAGGTGAAATTCGGCAGCGTGACGGTCGATCTCGCGCTGCGCCAGGTCTGGCGCGACGGCGAGGTGGTCCACCTGACGCCGATCGAATATCGCCTCCTCGCGACGCTCGTGCGCCACGCCGGGCGCGTGCTCACGCACCGGCAGCTGTTGCGCGACGTGTGGGGGCCGTCGCACGTCGAGAGCAATCACTATCTGCGCATCTACATGGCGCATCTGCGGCAGAAGCTCGAGAGCGATCCCGCGCAGCCGGAACACATCGTGACCGAAACAGGGGTCGGCTACCGGCTGGTCGGCGCGGCCTGA
- the sugE gene encoding quaternary ammonium compound efflux SMR transporter SugE, whose protein sequence is MSWILLFIAGLLEVAWATGLKASEGFTRVGWSAFTVVTALGSFWLLAMAMRELPLGTAYAVWTGIGAVGAFIFGIVMMGEAVTLARVGSAALIVVGLIGLKLSSGH, encoded by the coding sequence ATGTCCTGGATTCTTCTTTTTATTGCCGGCTTGCTCGAAGTCGCTTGGGCGACCGGTCTCAAGGCTTCCGAAGGCTTCACGCGCGTGGGCTGGTCCGCCTTCACGGTCGTGACCGCCCTGGGCAGCTTCTGGCTGCTCGCGATGGCGATGCGCGAGCTGCCGCTCGGCACGGCCTACGCGGTATGGACGGGGATCGGTGCGGTCGGCGCCTTTATATTCGGCATCGTCATGATGGGCGAGGCCGTGACGCTCGCGCGGGTGGGGAGCGCGGCGCTGATTGTCGTCGGGCTGATCGGGCTCAAGCTGTCGTCGGGACACTAA
- a CDS encoding DUF4126 domain-containing protein codes for MLDALSLGAGLSWASGLRLYLTVLLAGVLQRFGVIHLPDTLAVLSSPWVIGAAAVLTVAEFLADKVPAFDSLWDAVHTFIRIPAGALLAAGALGHADPALLTVAALAGGTLAGSAHLAKAGTRALINLSPEPFSNWVASSAEDGLVFIGLALALLVPVLFLALMAGFLLFASWVLPRLWRGVQGGFRGMATHMVSRLGSFGSKHD; via the coding sequence ATGCTAGACGCACTTTCGCTGGGAGCCGGCCTGTCGTGGGCCAGCGGCCTGCGCCTCTACTTGACTGTCTTGCTCGCCGGCGTTTTGCAGCGCTTCGGCGTCATCCATCTTCCCGATACGTTGGCCGTCCTGTCGTCGCCGTGGGTGATCGGCGCGGCGGCGGTGCTGACGGTGGCCGAATTCCTCGCCGACAAGGTTCCCGCCTTCGATTCGCTGTGGGACGCGGTGCACACGTTCATCCGCATTCCGGCGGGCGCCTTGCTCGCGGCCGGCGCGCTCGGCCATGCGGACCCGGCGCTCTTGACCGTGGCCGCGCTCGCGGGCGGCACGCTGGCCGGCTCGGCGCATCTGGCGAAGGCGGGGACGCGCGCGTTGATCAATCTGTCCCCTGAACCGTTCTCGAACTGGGTTGCGTCGTCGGCCGAGGACGGGCTCGTCTTCATCGGCCTCGCGCTTGCGCTGCTCGTGCCCGTGCTGTTTCTCGCGCTGATGGCCGGCTTCCTGCTCTTCGCGAGCTGGGTGCTGCCGCGGCTGTGGCGCGGCGTGCAGGGCGGCTTCCGCGGCATGGCGACGCATATGGTTTCGCGGCTCGGCTCGTTCGGGAGCAAACACGATTGA
- a CDS encoding ABC transporter permease gives MTARDWRAGELTMLLLALVLAVAALTSVGFLADRLHQGLERDARRMIASDFIVRSDHPVDSGFVTKAKALDLRTATTVIFASMISSKGGAAGEAQSIARLAAVKAVSSAYPLRGALRIAPALGAPDRPANAVPASGTVWVDAQLLDALHVRVGDPVQVGTRTFTISAVITRELDRGFAFVNFAPRLMMRDDELASTGLIGYGSRVTYRLLVAGSDAAVEQFADFAHGRVDGGKMRGVALESLQDGQPQVRQTLDRAGHFLTLVALLTALLAAVAIAMASHRYMRRHLDGCAVMRCLGLGQASMRALFTLEFLMLGLAGGVLGVALGFAGHWALLAWLGNLIDVQLPLPGVWPALEGIAAGLVLLLGFALPPLLPLTRVPPVRVLRREWGEAGRTAWYAYTLGIALFAGLLVLAAGELKLGGIVAGGFAAGMLVFVGISRAVLWGAARIARSERVNAGIGWRYALASLERRSAASALQITALAIGLMCLLLIAITRDDLVAGWRKSTPPDAPNEFIIDIQADQKAAVERYLAAQGMRDAVLEPMVKGRLISINGKPVNPESYKNDDAKRLVDREFNLSYRTTLPDDNRIVGGTWYGDTAKPQISIEEGLAKLIGVKTGDVLRFDVTGLPIDAPVTSVRKLDWGSFKVNFFVLMPPAALDTFPATYITSFHLPPERRAVIDDLIADYPSLTAIDIAPILAQMQRVLSQVIGAVQFLFAFTLAAGVLVLYAALAGTRDERMRESALLRALGASHRQVRAVQVAEFVAVGALAGLMGALGAQTLGSVLATRVFEFYLDFDPWVLPVGVAAGVACAGLGGWLSLRHVLMRPAAQSLRDA, from the coding sequence ATGACCGCGCGCGACTGGCGCGCGGGCGAGCTGACGATGCTGCTGCTGGCGCTCGTGCTGGCGGTGGCGGCGCTGACCAGCGTCGGCTTTCTCGCTGACCGGCTGCATCAAGGGCTCGAACGCGACGCGCGGCGGATGATCGCCTCCGATTTCATCGTGCGCTCCGATCATCCGGTCGATTCCGGGTTCGTCACGAAAGCGAAGGCGCTCGACCTCCGAACGGCGACGACCGTCATTTTCGCCAGCATGATTTCGTCGAAAGGGGGCGCGGCCGGAGAAGCGCAATCGATCGCGCGGCTCGCCGCCGTGAAGGCCGTGTCGAGCGCGTACCCGTTGCGCGGCGCGCTGCGCATCGCGCCGGCGCTCGGCGCGCCCGATCGTCCCGCCAACGCGGTTCCCGCGTCCGGCACCGTGTGGGTCGATGCCCAACTGCTCGATGCGCTGCATGTGCGTGTCGGCGATCCGGTGCAGGTCGGCACGCGCACGTTCACGATTTCCGCCGTCATCACGCGCGAGCTCGATCGCGGCTTCGCGTTCGTCAATTTCGCGCCGCGCCTCATGATGCGCGACGACGAGCTCGCGTCAACGGGATTGATCGGCTACGGCAGCCGCGTGACCTACCGGCTGCTCGTCGCGGGGAGCGACGCGGCGGTCGAGCAGTTCGCGGATTTCGCGCATGGGCGCGTCGACGGCGGCAAGATGCGCGGCGTCGCGCTCGAATCGCTGCAGGACGGCCAGCCGCAAGTCCGGCAGACGCTCGACCGCGCGGGCCATTTCCTCACGCTCGTCGCACTGCTGACCGCGCTGCTCGCGGCCGTCGCGATCGCGATGGCCTCGCATCGCTACATGCGGCGCCATCTCGACGGCTGCGCGGTGATGCGTTGCCTCGGCTTGGGTCAGGCGTCGATGCGCGCGCTCTTCACGCTCGAATTCCTGATGCTCGGCCTCGCGGGCGGCGTGCTCGGCGTCGCGCTCGGCTTTGCGGGACATTGGGCGCTGCTCGCGTGGCTCGGCAACCTGATCGACGTCCAGTTGCCGCTGCCGGGCGTGTGGCCGGCGCTCGAAGGCATCGCGGCCGGGCTCGTGCTGCTGCTCGGCTTCGCCCTGCCGCCGCTCTTGCCGCTCACACGCGTGCCTCCGGTGCGCGTGCTGCGCCGGGAGTGGGGAGAGGCCGGGCGCACCGCGTGGTACGCCTACACGCTCGGGATCGCGCTGTTTGCCGGGCTGCTCGTGCTCGCGGCGGGCGAGCTGAAGCTCGGCGGCATCGTCGCGGGCGGCTTCGCGGCGGGCATGCTCGTGTTCGTCGGCATTTCGCGCGCGGTGCTGTGGGGCGCGGCGCGCATCGCGCGCAGCGAGCGCGTCAATGCGGGGATCGGCTGGCGCTACGCGCTGGCGTCGCTCGAGCGGCGCAGCGCCGCGAGCGCGCTGCAGATCACGGCGCTCGCGATCGGCCTGATGTGCCTGCTGCTGATCGCGATCACGCGCGACGATCTCGTGGCGGGCTGGCGCAAATCGACCCCTCCCGATGCGCCCAATGAATTCATCATCGATATCCAGGCCGACCAGAAGGCCGCTGTCGAAAGGTATCTGGCGGCGCAGGGCATGCGGGACGCGGTGCTCGAACCCATGGTGAAGGGGCGCCTGATCTCGATCAACGGCAAGCCGGTCAATCCCGAGTCGTACAAGAACGACGACGCGAAGCGCCTGGTCGACCGCGAATTCAATCTCTCGTACCGCACGACGCTGCCTGACGACAACCGGATCGTCGGTGGCACGTGGTACGGCGACACGGCCAAGCCGCAGATCTCGATCGAGGAAGGGCTCGCGAAGCTGATCGGCGTGAAGACCGGCGATGTGCTGCGCTTCGACGTGACGGGGCTGCCGATCGACGCGCCGGTCACGAGCGTGCGCAAGCTCGACTGGGGCTCGTTCAAGGTCAACTTCTTCGTGCTGATGCCGCCGGCCGCGCTCGATACGTTCCCGGCGACCTACATCACGAGCTTCCACTTGCCGCCCGAGCGGCGCGCGGTGATCGACGACCTGATCGCCGACTACCCGAGCCTGACCGCCATCGATATCGCGCCGATCCTCGCGCAAATGCAGCGCGTGCTTTCGCAGGTGATCGGCGCGGTGCAGTTCCTGTTTGCGTTCACGCTCGCGGCCGGCGTGCTCGTGCTGTACGCGGCGCTCGCCGGCACGCGCGACGAGCGTATGCGAGAATCCGCGCTGCTGCGCGCGCTCGGTGCGTCGCATCGGCAGGTGCGCGCGGTGCAGGTGGCGGAATTCGTCGCTGTCGGCGCGCTTGCCGGGCTGATGGGCGCGCTCGGCGCGCAGACTCTCGGCTCGGTGCTCGCGACGCGGGTCTTCGAGTTCTATCTCGATTTCGATCCCTGGGTGCTGCCCGTGGGCGTCGCTGCGGGCGTCGCGTGCGCCGGCCTCGGCGGCTGGCTCAGCTTGCGTCACGTGCTGATGCGGCCGGCGGCGCAGTCGCTGCGCGACGCGTGA
- a CDS encoding group II truncated hemoglobin: protein MTDVNDEAPSEPTAFDLVGGEARVREIVDRFYDLMDLEPEFAGIRALHPPTLDGSRDKLFWFLCGWLGGPDHYISRFGHPRLRARHLPFAIASSERDQWLRCMAWAMDDVGLDEALRERLLHSFFDTADWMRNRPG from the coding sequence ATGACCGATGTGAACGACGAAGCCCCGTCGGAGCCGACGGCCTTCGATCTCGTGGGCGGCGAGGCGCGCGTGCGCGAAATCGTCGACCGTTTCTACGACCTGATGGACCTCGAACCCGAATTCGCGGGCATTCGCGCGCTGCATCCGCCGACGCTCGACGGCTCGCGCGACAAGCTATTTTGGTTCCTGTGCGGCTGGCTCGGCGGCCCGGACCACTACATCAGCCGCTTCGGCCACCCGCGGCTGCGCGCGCGGCATTTGCCGTTTGCGATCGCGTCGTCCGAGCGTGATCAGTGGCTGCGCTGCATGGCGTGGGCAATGGACGACGTCGGTCTCGACGAAGCACTGCGCGAGCGGCTCCTGCATTCGTTTTTCGATACCGCCGACTGGATGCGCAATCGGCCGGGTTGA